Genomic DNA from Macadamia integrifolia cultivar HAES 741 chromosome 6, SCU_Mint_v3, whole genome shotgun sequence:
gagaatgtttctggtgttcttctattctgcgggaatgcaaatagaacagaaatatgtttggcacgtccggttcatttttgtattcccccggaatgaaccaatgaaaaagaatgagtaaagaatacattgcaagagtaccaaaaagttgcttttctattcttttataaacttaaaagaacaaTCCCCTATTCAAAACCCCCAAacccttttctccatctcacgATCAAAAAACCCCAAGTCCTAAGGAAAACCTATTGCAGGTTTTCACTCTCAGGtttcgccgctgccctctctctccttcgccgattccctctctctctctctcggtcacAGGTTGTTAGTATCCAGGTgcgtcgccgctgccctctctctccttcgccgattccctctctctctctctcggtcgcaggttgTTAGTATCCAGGTGCGTCGCCGGTGccatctctctccttcgccgcttcCCTGTATCTCTCTCTCGGTTGCAGGTCGGTTGCAGGTCGGTCGCcggtgccctctctctcctttgccgcttcactgtctctctctctctcggtcgcaggttggGTGCAGGTcagtcgccgctgccctctctctccttcgtcgcttcactgtctctctctcggtcgcaggtcGGTCGCCGGTCGCCGCTTCCTTGCCTCTCACGATCGtcgcttccctgcaactcacGATCTTCCCTGCAGCAGGTATTAACAAAACTATCCCAATAAGCTCTTAGATTTGGCATGTGGCATGTCCAATTCATTTTCCAATTATCAGATTTCAATGTTACAGATTTGTTCGGATTTTATGTCAACTCATGAAAAATCCATACTTGAGATCAAACTTATCATAAAAGTGAATGAAGGTGGGGCACATCACTGGGAGATATGAACTTATCATAAAACTTATCAAACTTATCATGAAAAATCCAGACTTGAGATCCAGACTTTAAATTCCAGATGCAATGCTGTGTTACCAGACTTGTCAGGGAGCATCACTATGGCTACATCTGCATCAATAAGCAGTTTCACAACCTCACAGCTTTGCCCTTTTACAGCCATGTGCAAAGCTGTCTGCCCTTTCTTGTCAGTCCTCCGTGCCAACTGCGGATCCTTGTCTAGTAATGCTCTTACAATTTCGACATGCCCTTGTCGGGCAGCCAAATGTAGCGCATTTTTCCCATTGGAACGAGAAATCTCTACCAGGCTAGAATCTTTTGAAAGCAATTCATTAACTACTGCCATATGACCTCTATGTGCAGAAGAGATAAGAGGGGTAGAATTTGAGGGGCCAAGTGTCTTGCTTAGTCCTGGATCTTGGTCAAGTAGCACCTGGACAACAGCTGCAGAGGGATAATCACTTTAACTGTATCTGAAAGTTCCAAGAGAAATGTTGCCATAACattttaaaacagaaaattgGTGCAGGATAAATTCAAGCCTATGGTTATAGGCCCGCCCAATAATTTCAAACCGCAATACAATTCAATCCACTACTCCCAATCACAGCAGTTCAAATATTGAGGAAGTCTGTAAATTGCATAAGAAACATTACAAACAAAATCCAGCCCTGAGGAAACTTTCATACACCATAAATCTCATAACTACATATGCATAAAAAgcttcagaaaaaaaatgaatcaattTCAAGACTATCATTTCTGTAATATTATACCATTCAACAGTCCTCATAATAAATATCACTTGACTAGGTTTTTAGGACAGTTAGATCTTTTCTTAGTTATTAATTTTCTCCTCTAGTTCATCTACTCTAAATTGTctgattttaaatcttatcttattatcttctattttgttcaTTAGTCCCTATCATTTTTCCTGTTATTTCTCTGGTTGGAGATCCACCTTATAGGTCCCTTTTCCTGTAGAATATACTTAGAGGATTAAAAGACCAGAGTTACCATTATTGATCCTTTTTTAAACTAATAAAATCCTCAGTGCTtaatgatattgatattttggagctggaagagggcttttattatgtaaacaaatggaaagatcaatttgaagttcttgagcatGATGTAAACAAATACCTTGCCAAAAGacatgtatttcttttttaaggctataatgagatgtgtttctaattttagagtaATGGCATCCACTTCGAGAGCTAATAACGAGGCAGCAAAATGGACTCAAAGCGAACAAGATTATCTCTTGAAATTAATGGTTGAACAAGTGAAAGTTGGTAATAAGAGTTCTAGCACTTTCAATAAAGGTGGGTGGAACAATATCAAGAATGGGCTTGAGGAAAAATTTAATCGGTCATTTACGATGGTTCAATTAAGgaataagatgaataaaatgcGATTCGATTACAGCGCTTTCAAGAGACTACTGGATACTACAGGTTTTGGTTGGAATTCCGTGACGAGGACCTGTACAGTTGAAGATGACAGTGTTTGGGATGTACACATCAAGGTATACTGTACTTTTANNNNNNNNNNNNNNNNNNNNTGGGGGTGGGGATGGGGGCGGGGTGGGTGGAGGGAGTCTGTAAGAAACCAGGGGAGTACAGTAACCCAACAAACTTTTCAGTACTTGAAGGCCATTTCCTCACTGGGATGCACAGCTGTACAGGATGGGTTCCTCCAATTCCAGGGCAAGTTCTAGTATGCAGGCATCCCAGCAGGTTTAGCATTACTCAAGAACCCAATAAGGCTAGTCATCAATATTACCTAAAGAAATGGGCCCCAATAATCCTATCTTGGGACTTGGTCTTCTCTCCAATCAAGTTCAAGTCGATGGTGGAAGTATTACTAGCAAGTATGCAATGGGGAGCACAATATTTTTCAAGATCGGAAAAAATTTGTTGTTTTAACGAGACATTCTCAATGACTGCCTGTTCCATGATtaaaaaaagacataaaaagACTTGCAAACacaaatataataaaatcataaaacagataaaattaaatttaaaaaataaataaataaaataatcaacACATTTTCGGAAGTCACCTCTATAACCATGTCCACATCCCTGAAGCTTTCATAGTCAAGAACACCCTTGAGAAGCGATAGGGTCTTCTCAAGCTTTTCTTgagtcattttccctttttttacaCGACTTTGCAGATTGGCTGAAATCATGCAATAAGAATACTACATAATGAGTTCTTCCTGACTGAAAAACATGGATATAAGTAACAAATAATCGGACACATGATCAAGATCACACCTTTGACTCTCCCAATCCCGGCCTCTAGGAACCTCTCATTGACTTCTTTCAGAATCACTGGGTAATTACTAAGTATCAATGCCGTCGCAATTCCAGATCCCATTAATCCTCCGCCAAGAATTGCCACTTTGTTTATTCTCCTGGGATCCAAACCCTGATCTGTGATCCCAGGAACCTGTTGACATGTTTCGAAAGAGGAAATGTTACCCCTATACTCTTGTTCTATTATTTGAGGATTGGGTGGGAAAGGGAGTAACGTTCAGACCAGCATTGTCACAGATAGTACACTCCAATTAAATATGGACTTTGTTACTCAAGACTGACCAGGATTATGAGTTATTTTGTGACCATAATATGGCATTCCGAGCTTCCAACTAAAACTCTTCAAAGTTTTTACTAGTTATTTGACGCAAATATATTGTAATATGGTTATAAGGGTAGTATTGTCTACAAGGAGCAAATCATACttctctattataaataaaggagggctGGTGCCAATTAGACACCAAGTCATACTTTCCCAAATCAACAAAATCAAACCATACTTTAGCCAAGCTTTCATTTTTCAATATGAAACCTCATTTTTGTAAGAATCAAACGGAAGTCCTATTTTGGTCAAAATAAACCGAATGATGAAGAACACAAATTGAAAGAAAATCTTGCAATTTTTCTGCTTAAAACCCAAAGAATGTCTATAAGAATaactcaagaaaataaaatcaccaATAAACATTTTATGGTTTTGGTGCCTAGTTTCATCTGGTTGTAGACTTCTAGTACAGGACTAGAACAGTGAAATCCAGTATAAACATGTTATCAACTAGTATGTATAAAGGACTACTTCATAAAGAAACATACCCATGTAAGAATTCAATCTAGAAGAATCTCCTTTTATTGCACCCCCACCCCTTTTGTAGGAGACAAGATGGAAATCAGTACTTAACATTTATACTCACTACTGATAACATGGAATGCCTTGATacacattttatatttttttcgaCCAATTTATTTTAATACAATCTTCTATAAAAATTATACAAAacacaataaaagaaaatatgcgGGAAGATTGACCAAATTTGATGAGGCGTGCCACAGCCCTGGACAATTCTGGGTTTTTTAAGAAGGTGGGTGAAGGGAAAGAAACCCCACAGAACTTGTGTTCATTGCAAAAGGCTAATATTGACATTtatttaaaacaacaaaatattaaaagatAACATAAATAAAGTCAATGGAGATAACATATACAATTGCGTTCAAACCTTCGAGGTTCCACGTTGAGCAAAAAAGATGTGGATCAGGCTCTTGCAAGTTTCAGATTGAACAAGTCCCTGAGAAGCCTCTACCTCCTGCAAAGTTCCAAGATACAATATCATAGTCACATAATAGCTGAACattcaaagaaagcaaaagcaaatatatacatacacacacacacacacacacacacacacatatatatatatataccttccAAAGTCCAGCGCGTGGTCCAGAAACTATACCCTCTTCAATGACATCAATGCAAACTAATGGGTGTTCGAGATTGGGAGCTTGTTTTCGGGCCTGAGCTCTTGCAAACTTGAGTATCTCCCTAGCCTCCCCAAGGGGCTCTAACTTGTTAGTTTTGTAAAGACTAGCAACCCATGGTCTTCTGCACTCCACGATATCCAGGGCCCAACGACGAGCAGCGTTCAGCAGCTCATTTGGTGGCACTATGGCATCAACAAGGCCCAAGGAATGAGCTTCATCTCCTTTAACTGCCTTTGACATCTATTTAGAGAAAGACACGTAGAGAGATCTCAGGTGAAGGTTGAATGACTTGGGTGAAAGTGTTAGTCATGAAAAACACAGGTGATTTAATATCTTGGAAGCATAAAAATATACCAGGATCATTTCAAGTGCCTTTGTAAGACCCACAAGACGTGGTAGCCTTTGTGTTCCTGAAACAAATGAGGAGTGAGAAATCATTATTATTTGTGAGATTAAAGTTTGTAGATTATAACACGGGAAATCAGAAATCCATGCACATATTTGTCCCAAGGCTGTACAAGAAATTAATGgaactccataaaataaaatcaaggtTAACCCCTCAActcaaaagagggggggggggaagtaaCATGTAATTGTTGTCCCCCACCCACATAAGATTATGTGATGAGACACTAGGAGCCAAGCAGGACTTACCAGCATTAATGGGAAATTCTGTTAGTTTAGGCACCATACTCATTACTCCATCAATTAAATTTGCTCCAGGTGGGATGGTATCCATGTACTCAGACAACTCTAAGTCGAACCCACTATTCATGCTATCCACAACAAACCCACAATAGTCTTGGTGCCAATTAGGAAGAAGTGTTATTCTTTATCCATGCAGAATTATGTTGCTGATATTACTATCATCTAACCATGACCAGCATCTACATTGGTCTCGGTCTAAAATCTAATAACCAAACATGTCACTAAAATGCATCCTGAGAGTGGAACGTGAAAATTAAGAGAATATGAGGTCCATACTTTGCCTAAACAGTACTATCATCCACTGCTACCAAGTCCTGATATGTCACCAAATATGCTAATCTTGTCATGCGATTCATGCCACCAAAAAAGGCATTACAAAATCGTGCACCTTTTTTGTCAATCTTTTTATAAAATGTGCATGCTTCATatacaacaacagcaacaacaacttagccttatcccaactaaatgggatggctacatggatctattCAAAGACAAAATAAGAATAGTAATAGTAGAAGGAAAGGAACACAACACAACAAATCAGCCAAATCCaacctaaatggggtcagctacatggatccttgccctccataAGCTATGCATCtatttcctcactacttctcctatggttattttaggcagATCCCTAGCTCTTTTTggtccttcaatctgaatcagatcactcctccttccTGGTGCATCCCcaagcctccattgaacatggtcatccacctcaaacaactttgtTAGAGCTTATTATAAATCAACGCAACTCCGAAATAAGCTCTAATATTGTCATTTATTATTTAATCTTTcttagttttgccgcacatccatctcaacatc
This window encodes:
- the LOC122081681 gene encoding uncharacterized protein LOC122081681, producing the protein MASTSRANNEAAKWTQSEQDYLLKLMVEQVKVGNKSSSTFNKGGWNNIKNGLEEKFNRSFTMVQLRNKMNKMRFDYSAFKRLLDTTGFGWNSVTRTCTVEDDSVWDVHIKLYRMGSSNSRASSSMQASQQV
- the LOC122082607 gene encoding glyoxysomal fatty acid beta-oxidation multifunctional protein MFP-a-like, with the protein product MGSNKKGRTVLEVGADGVAVITLINPPVNSLSFDVLLSLKENYEQALRRDDVKAIVVTGSVGKFSGGFDITAFGGILKRKMEQPKPGFMSIEIVTDTFEAARKPSVAAIDGLALGGGLEVAMACHARISTSTALLGLPELQLGIIPGIGGTQRLPRLVGLTKALEMILMSKAVKGDEAHSLGLVDAIVPPNELLNAARRWALDIVECRRPWVASLYKTNKLEPLGEAREILKFARAQARKQAPNLEHPLVCIDVIEEGIVSGPRAGLWKEVEASQGLVQSETCKSLIHIFFAQRGTSKVPGITDQGLDPRRINKVAILGGGLMGSGIATALILSNYPVILKEVNERFLEAGIGRVKANLQSRVKKGKMTQEKLEKTLSLLKGVLDYESFRDVDMVIEAVIENVSLKQQIFSDLEKYCAPHCILASNTSTIDLNLIGEKTKSQDRIIGAHFFR